From the genome of Nicotiana sylvestris chromosome 2, ASM39365v2, whole genome shotgun sequence, one region includes:
- the LOC104241939 gene encoding uncharacterized protein: MNKKSVEEETRKIEEEDLSSAVQATGPLDSGMAAASATDGVAATALRSVLHRIQHAAERSGRRSDQVRLVAVSKTKPVSLVKQVYDAGHRSFGENYVQELVDKAPQLPDDIEWHFIGNLQSNKVKPLLTGVPNLAMVETVDDEKIANQLNRVAGNIGRKPLKVFIQVNTSGEETKSGVEPDGCLELVKHVTSNCPNLEFCGLMTIGMPDYTSTPENFKTLARCRSEVCKALEISEDQCELSMGMSGDFELAVEMGSTNVRVGSTIFGAREYPKKQTN; encoded by the exons ATGAACAAAAAATCTGTGGAAGAGGAAACGaggaaaatcgaggaagaagatttATCAAGTGCAGTGCAGGCGACGGGCCCGTTAGATTCAGGAATGGCTGCTGCTTCCGCCACCGACGGCGTCGCTGCGACGGCACTACGGTCGGTACTTCATCGGATTCAACACGCCGCCGAACGTTCTGGCCGTAGATCGGACCAAGTACGGCTGGTGGCTGTAAGCAAGACGAAGCCGGTATCTCTTGTCAAACAAGTCTATGACGCCGGTCACCGTTCCTTCGGTGAAAATTATGTCCAAGAGCTCGTTGATAAGGCTCCTCAG CTTCCAGATGATATAGAGTGGCATTTCATAGGGAATTTGCAGAGCAATAAAGTCAAGCCACTATTAA CCGGAGTACCAAATCTTGCTATGGTGGAGACTGTAGATGATGAAAAG ATTGCAAATCAGCTCAACCGTGTGGCTGGGAACATTGGAAGAAAGCCGTTGAAAGTTTTTATCCAAGTTAATACGAGTGGGGAAGAAA CTAAATCTGGTGTCGAACCAGATGGGTGCTTGGAACTCGTCAAACATGTTACTTCAAACTGCCCTAATCTTGAATTTTGTGGGCTGATGACTATTGGGATGCCAGATTATACGTCAACTCCTGAGAACTTTAAG ACTTTAGCAAGATGTAGAAGTGAGGTTTGCAAGGCTCTTGAAATATCTGAAGATCAATGTGAGCTGTCAATGGGCATGTCGGGCGACTTTGAACTAGCT GTCGAGATGGGCAGTACAAATGTTCGAGTTGGATCTACAATATTTGGAGCAAGAGAGTATCCAAAGAAGCAAACAAACTAG
- the LOC104241938 gene encoding stigma-specific STIG1-like protein 1, with protein MASTSILSVASSVDKEEEIALKDDNEAEMAELFDIPLNETDESSSSIRGASRFLSQKSPYYKSKTIQKRMTCNKNPRICRAKGSPGPFCCKKKCVNVFTDKQNCGFCGKKCRYNETCCKGQCVNTLFHKRHCGGCNNKCQKGNACVYGMCSYAN; from the coding sequence ATGGCATCAACCAGTATACTTTCAGTAGCATCATCTGTcgataaagaagaagaaatagccTTAAAAGATGACAATGAAGCGGAAATGGCTGAATTATTTGATATCCCCTTAAATGaaactgatgaaagttcatcaTCCATTCGAGGGGCTAGTCGTTTTCTATCACAAAAATCACCTTATTACAAGTCAAAAACAATACAAAAAAGAATGACTTGTAACAAGAACCCTAGAATATGTCGTGCCAAAGGCAGCCCGGGGCCATTCTGCTGCAAGAAGAAATGTGTAAATGTGTTCACAGACAAACAAAATTGTGGATTTTGTGGGAAGAAATGCAGGTATAATGAGACTTGTTGTAAAGGGCAGTGTGTTAACACTTTGTTTCACAAGAGGCATTGTGGGGGTTGCAATAACAAGTGTCAGAAAGGCAATGCTTGTGTCTATGGAATGTGCAGCTATGCAAATTAG